One segment of Gordonia terrae DNA contains the following:
- a CDS encoding acyl-CoA dehydrogenase family protein encodes MTPARARAIVDDPSFPLPRPGRGHTLDRFAALVRACSDDISTGRLVEAHADADAILAEICGGGTAPGEFWGVWAAEGRDTRVEARSVAGGCELSGIKEWCSGATSCTHALVTAHTDAGNRLFAVDLGRPGVSADSSAWTNTGMRDSDTGTVTFDAVPADPIGEPGAYLDRPGFWQGGIGVAACWFGGARKVAAPLYRAAERSDDALLRMHAGAVDAHLAAGWAHLQAAAHEIDNDPTASAKRLAFAVRWSVEQIATAVIDRVGRALGPGPLAADPDHAQAVADLTVYIRQSHADRDLAVLGGLTGGRIPGPGSETS; translated from the coding sequence GTGACGCCCGCGCGGGCCCGGGCCATCGTCGACGACCCGTCCTTCCCACTCCCCCGCCCCGGCCGGGGCCACACCCTCGACCGGTTCGCCGCTCTCGTCCGCGCCTGTTCCGACGACATCAGCACGGGCCGTCTCGTCGAGGCGCACGCCGATGCCGACGCCATCCTCGCGGAGATCTGTGGCGGCGGGACCGCCCCGGGCGAGTTCTGGGGCGTGTGGGCCGCCGAGGGGCGCGACACCCGCGTGGAGGCCCGATCGGTCGCGGGTGGCTGCGAACTGAGCGGCATCAAGGAATGGTGTTCGGGCGCGACGTCGTGCACGCATGCGCTGGTCACCGCGCACACCGACGCCGGCAACCGACTGTTCGCGGTCGATCTCGGTCGCCCGGGGGTCTCCGCGGACAGCTCGGCCTGGACCAACACGGGTATGCGCGACTCCGACACCGGGACCGTCACCTTCGATGCCGTGCCCGCCGACCCGATCGGCGAACCCGGCGCCTATCTCGACCGGCCGGGCTTCTGGCAGGGCGGGATCGGCGTCGCGGCCTGCTGGTTCGGCGGGGCCCGCAAGGTCGCGGCACCGCTCTACCGCGCGGCCGAGCGCTCCGACGACGCGTTGCTGCGGATGCACGCCGGCGCCGTCGACGCCCACCTCGCCGCCGGATGGGCGCACCTGCAGGCCGCGGCACATGAGATCGACAATGACCCGACCGCGTCGGCGAAACGGCTCGCCTTCGCGGTGCGCTGGTCCGTCGAACAGATCGCCACCGCCGTGATCGATCGGGTCGGGCGTGCATTGGGTCCCGGCCCGCTCGCCGCCGATCCCGACCACGCCCAGGCTGTCGCCGACCTCACCGTCTACATCCGGCAGTCCCACGCCGACCGTGATCTCGCGGTCCTGGGCGGACTGACCGGGGGTCGGATACCCGGCCCGGGATCGGAGACGTCATGA